A genomic segment from Juglans regia cultivar Chandler chromosome 14, Walnut 2.0, whole genome shotgun sequence encodes:
- the LOC109000617 gene encoding cysteine proteinase inhibitor-like, whose translation MARLGGENSLEIDSLARFAVDELNKKQNTLLEFGRVVEAKQQVVSGTMYYITLEATDGGKKKVYEAKIWEKPWLNFKELQQLNLIAEC comes from the exons ATGGCGAGACTCGGAGGAGAGAACAGCCTGGAGATCGACAGTCTCGCTCGTTTTGCCGTCGATGAGCTCAACAAGAAACAG AATACACTCCTGGAGTTTGGGAGGGTAGTGGAGGCGAAACAGCAGGTGGTTTCTGGAACTATGTACTATATAACACTGGAGGCAACGGATGGTGGGAAGAAGAAAGTTTATGAAGCCAAGATTTGGGAGAAGCCATGGCTGAACTTCAAGGAGTTGCAGCAGCTCAATCTCATTGCTGAATGTTGA